A DNA window from Salvelinus fontinalis isolate EN_2023a unplaced genomic scaffold, ASM2944872v1 scaffold_0859, whole genome shotgun sequence contains the following coding sequences:
- the LOC129847470 gene encoding growth arrest-specific protein 2-like isoform X1, translated as MCASQVKHIFEDPPCKCPNKFCVERQAQGRYRVGEKMLFIRMLHNKHVMVRVGGGWETFESYLLKHDPCRMLQISRVEGKTFPMSPKSPNTKDLTPDSYLVVAAHYRSKK; from the exons atgtgtgcgtcTCAGGTGAAGCATATCTTTGAGGACCCTCCCTGCAAGTGTCCCAATAAGTTCTGTGTGGAGAGACAGGCTCAGGGCCGCTATCGCGTCGGAGAGAAGATGCTCTTCATCCGG ATGCTACACAACAAGCATGTGATGGTGCGTGTGGGAGGAGGCTGGGAGACCTTTGAGAGCTACCTGTTGAAACACGACCCATGTCGGATGCTCCAGATCTCCAGAGTGGAGGGGAAGACCTTTCCCATGTCCCCCAAGTCACCCAACACCAAGGACCTCACCCCAGACAGCTACTTGGTGGTGGCCGCACACTACCGCAgcaagaagtaa
- the LOC129847470 gene encoding growth arrest-specific protein 2-like isoform X2, producing the protein MLFIRMLHNKHVMVRVGGGWETFESYLLKHDPCRMLQISRVEGKTFPMSPKSPNTKDLTPDSYLVVAAHYRSKK; encoded by the exons ATGCTCTTCATCCGG ATGCTACACAACAAGCATGTGATGGTGCGTGTGGGAGGAGGCTGGGAGACCTTTGAGAGCTACCTGTTGAAACACGACCCATGTCGGATGCTCCAGATCTCCAGAGTGGAGGGGAAGACCTTTCCCATGTCCCCCAAGTCACCCAACACCAAGGACCTCACCCCAGACAGCTACTTGGTGGTGGCCGCACACTACCGCAgcaagaagtaa